The Nitrospira sp. sequence AAGGGCACGTCACATTCATGAGCGGGTTCGTCGAGCCGCGCGCAATAAGGCTTCGAACAGCCGCCGATGGACCGCATGACGCTCAAATAAAAATTCGGGATGCCACTGAATAGCAAGCAGAAATCGATGCCCGGGAGATTCGATCGCTTCTATGATGCCGTCGGGTGCAACGGCACTTGCGATAAGCGACGGAGCCACCGTCTTGACCGATTGGTGATGGGAACTATTGACCATGAGCTTCTCGCTTGCGACGACCTTGTTCAGGAGACTCTTGAGAGCCACGGTGACCGCATGCGAGACATGGATGGCCTTCCTCTTTTGACGATGGTCCATCGCGTTCGGAACTTGTGCGGGAATGTCCTGAAAGAGACTGCCTCCGCACGCGACATTGATCGCTTGCATACCTCCGCAGATTCCTAGCAACGGGAGGTCTCGCATTCTCGCCTGACGGACTAACTCCAGCTCAAAATCGGCGCGGCGCTCACTGACCAGCGGAAACTTGTAGCGCTGTCGCTCTCCGTAAAGACTGGGCGGAAGGTCCGGCCCGCTGCCGGTCATGAGGAGTCCGTCGACCCTGTCCAGAAGCCGACGTCGAGCGGAAGGCTCAGCCACTAAGGGAAGGATAAGAGGGATTCCACCGAGTTCTTCGATGGCTCGAATATAGCGGGCTCGCAGGAAGTAGGTCGGCTCTCGCCCACCCATGTCTTTCCTGTCACCGGCATTGAAGTCTGGCGTCACGCCGATGACAGGGTTCATATCACTGAGCGGGGTGGCTCATCGGTGCAGAGGCAGCCGGCGCGCCCTCGTTTTCAGCAGCCACACCGAGGAACCGGACCGGACGATCACCGCTGAGATGCTCGGGAGTAATCACGTAGGTACCGTACATGCTGGGGATCCAGATACTCTTTGCCGTTGGTTCACTGAAACCCGAGAAAACATAGGCCAAGCCACCGACAATACCCCCACCGATGGCAAATGCCGCTTTGAACGGAAAATATAAAATAGTCGCAGCGGCAGACGCAGCTCCCATACCCGCACCAGAAGCCGTCCCTTGCTGCGTATCGGCGGAGGACGACTGACTCCAGGCCGGAGCCGCGACCATCGAACAGTAGGTGATGATAACCATGAATATAACAATCGGGAGTCTCACGTGCGTCGCCTCCTTCCGCTCAAAACCGACAGCCAAATCGAGCCGCGAGTCATCATGCTGTGGCACTGCCATGCGTTATAACAAATCCGCCGGTAAATGCAAACCCCCTGCCGATTTAGGAGCCAGAGGACGATGGTGACGAATGATGAGCTGCTAGATCCAATTCTTCCAAAATATAGGCGATAACATATTCGGAGCGTGCGCCGACTTCATGGTCCAATTCGATCGCCAACTCGTCGGCGTGGATTCGCTGATTTTCTTGAGTCAGACCCGCCTGTAGTCGGAGATCAAGCTTGCACCGGCAGAGGGCTTGCGCAAACAGATCGGCCGTGCGTTCTTGATAGTGCGAACGCTCGTGGGGGTCGACTGCCGCCAAACTCTTCGCAAGTCGATCGGTGACTTGTATCCGCTGTTGAAGAGTCGAAAGCTGGACGGTGTTGAGTTCGACGGCAACCTGGATGCCCGCCTTCCAACTCCGCTTTTTGACATTGAACACGCAGACCAGCGCATCCGATTTTCCCTCAACGGGTTCGGGGCCAAAGAAGAATGTCACTCGATAGGCTGGGATATCTCGAGGTGATTCTGACATCATCGACCGCCATTGTAACATGATTCACACAGCGAGCCCGGCTTGATTGACGCCTTTCCATCCCAAGGATAAGATGCCATCATATGAACCTCACTGCGCACCATGCGCGGATCGCCGCGATCCAAGAAGCGCTTCGGGACGCCCAGACAGTTGATGGATGGCTCTTCTACGACTTTCGCGGAAGTGACCCGTTGGCCTATCGGGTGTTGCTCCTTGATCCGACTCGGCATGTCACCCGGCGCTGGTACTATTGGATCCCTGCGAGCGGGGAACCGGTCAAACTCCTTCATAAGATCGAACCCCACGTGCTGGATGAATTACCCGGTCAAACGCAGCACTACGTATCGTGGGAACAGCAGCGAATGGCATTGGCTTCCCTCTTGCGAGGTCGACGCCGAATTGCCATGCAGTATTCACCGTTCAACGCTGTGCCGTACCTCTCGAGGGTCGATGCGGGTACGATCGAGCTCATGCGGAGTTTCGGGCTCGAGGTGGTCACATCAGCCGATCTGGTTCAACGTTTTGAGGCTGTCTGGACAGATGCGCAACTGGAATCTCATCGATACGCCGTGACGACGCTCAGAAGCATCGTCGATGACGCTTTCTCTCATGTCGCGTCTTGTGTGACCCACGAACGTCCGTTATCCGAATACGGCCTGCAACAATTCATTCTCTCTCGTATACGCGACGCGGGCATGACGACATCCAGTGCTCCGATTGCCGCGGTAAATGCCCATAGTGCCGATCCCCATTATGGTCCGGCCGAATCCGGCTCCTCGCCTATTGCTCGAGACAATTTGGTGCTGATTGATCTGTGGGCTAAACAAACCGCACCCGGGGCAGTCTACGGCGACATTACCTGGACTGGCTACACCGGTACGCACGTGCCGGCAAAGCAACGCATGATCTTTGAACAGGTGCGGCGAGGGCGCGATGCGGCACTGTCATTTGTCCAGGAACAGGTCGCTGCGGGACGATTTCCATGCGGCTGGGAGGTCGACGATGTCTGCCGCCACGTGATTCGCGAGGCAGGCTATGGCGACTTCTTCATTCACCGAACCGGTCACTCAATCGGTGAGGAAGTTCATGGCAACGGGGCTAATATCGACAACCTGGAAACTCAGGACGGTCGTCAACTCATGCCGAAAACCTGTTTTTCCATCGAGCCGGGGATCTACCTTCCCGGAGAGTTCGGAATCAGGAGTGAGCTCGATGTCTATGTCTCGGATCGTGAAGCCGTTGTGCACGGTCTACCGCTTCAGACAGAGGTTGTGCCGCTGCTTTGATTGTTGGCCATCCGTTCGTTCTGCCTCCACCCTTTCTTGACACGATGTCTATGGGGCGGCTAGATTCACTCATCCAGTAAAGGCACCTATTCCGGGACTAGTGCGAGGCCATGCATGTTCGGCACAATGGGTTTTTCCGAACTCATTATTATTCTAGTGATTGTGCTGATCATTTTTGGGGCGGGGCGTCTACCACAGATCGGTGAGGGTGTCGGCAAGGCGCTGAAGGGGTTTAGGAAAGAAGTCAACGAACCTCCCCAGCCTTCTTCGGGTCAGGTCCAGCAGGAAACCGGACAACCACCACAACCAGTTCAGGCTCCTGCGGCTGTCACAACAACCCCGCCCGCCGTCACATCACCGTCTCCGACACCGGCCAAACTGAATGTTCCCTACGTCCCGGGGCCCGAGCTCACACCTGGCACCACGGCCTCGTTGCTCTACAATTCAAACCCACAAACTCCCCAAGCGTCGATGTCCCCGCCAAATCAACGCTCCGCGTCAATCGCAAGCCAAGTGGTGTCGATGGAGGAACGGGCTGCAGCTCCCCCTCCGACGGCTCGTGCCTCGTACCCATCGTTGCCGGCCGGTGCTCATGCGAAACCAGCCGCAAAACGTCCTTCAGCCATCGTCAATAAGGATGCGGTCGCCCGTGTGCAGGCGCAACAAGCTGCTCTCAAAGCGAAAGCGACGCCGTCCGTTGGAGTATCGCCGGATGACCTCCAGCATCTGGGTGAAGGTCTTGGGGAGGTCGTACGATCGTTTCGGCAAGCCGTGACTGATGTCCGAAGCAGTGTCGACCCTCAGATGCGTACCATCCAAGCTGAAATGGATGCAGCGCAAAAGGAAATCCAACAATCCATCGACGCTGCTAAGGAACTCCCGCCTGTACAAGACGACGCACCAAGATCCACGTGATCCTCTGCCCGCATCGCCTCGAATCGTAGGCGGTTGATTGTCGAGACTAAAATGACATGGGTCATGCTGCAGGACGAGAGTCTTGATGTCAAAAACGAGGGTGGGTCAGAGCGGATTTCGGCTGCGATTCAAAG is a genomic window containing:
- a CDS encoding gamma-glutamyl-gamma-aminobutyrate hydrolase family protein is translated as MNPVIGVTPDFNAGDRKDMGGREPTYFLRARYIRAIEELGGIPLILPLVAEPSARRRLLDRVDGLLMTGSGPDLPPSLYGERQRYKFPLVSERRADFELELVRQARMRDLPLLGICGGMQAINVACGGSLFQDIPAQVPNAMDHRQKRKAIHVSHAVTVALKSLLNKVVASEKLMVNSSHHQSVKTVAPSLIASAVAPDGIIEAIESPGHRFLLAIQWHPEFLFERHAVHRRLFEALLRAARRTRS
- the tatA gene encoding twin-arginine translocase TatA/TatE family subunit; its protein translation is MFGTMGFSELIIILVIVLIIFGAGRLPQIGEGVGKALKGFRKEVNEPPQPSSGQVQQETGQPPQPVQAPAAVTTTPPAVTSPSPTPAKLNVPYVPGPELTPGTTASLLYNSNPQTPQASMSPPNQRSASIASQVVSMEERAAAPPPTARASYPSLPAGAHAKPAAKRPSAIVNKDAVARVQAQQAALKAKATPSVGVSPDDLQHLGEGLGEVVRSFRQAVTDVRSSVDPQMRTIQAEMDAAQKEIQQSIDAAKELPPVQDDAPRST
- a CDS encoding M24 family metallopeptidase; its protein translation is MNLTAHHARIAAIQEALRDAQTVDGWLFYDFRGSDPLAYRVLLLDPTRHVTRRWYYWIPASGEPVKLLHKIEPHVLDELPGQTQHYVSWEQQRMALASLLRGRRRIAMQYSPFNAVPYLSRVDAGTIELMRSFGLEVVTSADLVQRFEAVWTDAQLESHRYAVTTLRSIVDDAFSHVASCVTHERPLSEYGLQQFILSRIRDAGMTTSSAPIAAVNAHSADPHYGPAESGSSPIARDNLVLIDLWAKQTAPGAVYGDITWTGYTGTHVPAKQRMIFEQVRRGRDAALSFVQEQVAAGRFPCGWEVDDVCRHVIREAGYGDFFIHRTGHSIGEEVHGNGANIDNLETQDGRQLMPKTCFSIEPGIYLPGEFGIRSELDVYVSDREAVVHGLPLQTEVVPLL